One segment of Caldanaerobius fijiensis DSM 17918 DNA contains the following:
- a CDS encoding GLUG motif-containing protein, with the protein VTGNNYTGGLVGWNNGSTITNSYSTGKVTGSSYTGGLVGG; encoded by the coding sequence GTAACAGGCAACAATTATACCGGCGGTCTGGTGGGGTGGAACAATGGGAGCACCATCACCAATAGCTACTCTACGGGCAAGGTGACAGGCAGCAGCTACACCGGCGGTCTAGTGGGGGGGTAA
- a CDS encoding GLUG motif-containing protein yields the protein MLASVIPKPTADTQSGFIVASAGKDGQFGTSDDIYVTEKGDMVKSAVDTAKYDMTKAVPSGIKKSIGNIVREPQPLRQPNSDEIPIRTPEELAKIGVDPNYSLNGKYILMANLDLSGYSNWMPIGVFGNPFTGTFDGNGLVIKNLTINRPTNDYQALFGRTSGAKLMNIKLENVNVTGHNYTGGLVGYNYCSTITNCYSTGSVTGNDRTGGLVGEFYSDFKSSITNCYSTGNVTGNNYTGGLVG from the coding sequence ATGCTGGCGAGCGTGATACCGAAGCCGACAGCAGACACTCAAAGCGGCTTCATAGTGGCCAGCGCAGGGAAGGACGGACAGTTTGGAACAAGCGACGACATATATGTGACGGAAAAAGGAGATATGGTGAAAAGTGCGGTAGATACAGCAAAGTATGACATGACGAAAGCAGTGCCGTCAGGGATAAAAAAGAGCATTGGGAATATTGTTCGTGAACCACAGCCACTTCGTCAGCCCAACTCCGATGAGATACCGATACGAACGCCTGAAGAGCTTGCCAAGATAGGAGTGGACCCCAATTATTCGCTCAACGGCAAGTACATTCTCATGGCCAATTTGGATTTGTCGGGCTACAGCAACTGGATGCCGATAGGTGTTTTTGGTAATCCGTTCACAGGAACTTTCGACGGTAACGGGCTTGTAATCAAGAATTTAACGATAAACCGACCAACGAATGACTATCAGGCTTTGTTTGGCCGCACAAGTGGTGCCAAACTGATGAATATTAAACTGGAGAACGTCAACGTTACCGGTCACAACTACACCGGTGGTTTGGTGGGGTATAACTACTGCAGTACTATCACCAACTGCTACTCCACAGGCAGCGTAACAGGCAACGATCGTACCGGTGGGCTGGTGGGGGAGTTCTACTCTGACTTCAAGAGTAGTATCACCAACTGCTACTCCACAGGCAACGTAACAGGCAACAATTATACCGGCGGTCTGGTGGG
- a CDS encoding type II secretion system protein, whose amino-acid sequence MLKALKKRIKSKRGFTLVELLVVVAIIAILAAVLVPRFLTYTDRAREARAMADINAIRTVITAYMADEGNGQPPINSNDPTIPNSIAAVLQSRGIKWTGDASGITDPWGRPYYYEQVMNTIAFKPVNSTLNVFNTYVHEQKFYLTTA is encoded by the coding sequence ATGTTGAAAGCGCTGAAAAAACGGATAAAGAGCAAAAGGGGCTTCACGCTGGTAGAGCTTTTGGTTGTTGTGGCGATCATAGCGATACTTGCAGCGGTGCTGGTGCCGAGATTCCTGACGTATACCGATAGGGCAAGGGAGGCAAGAGCAATGGCGGATATAAACGCAATAAGAACCGTTATAACGGCATACATGGCCGATGAAGGGAACGGACAGCCGCCGATAAACAGCAATGACCCCACGATACCGAACTCCATCGCAGCTGTGCTGCAGTCCCGCGGCATCAAATGGACGGGCGACGCAAGTGGTATAACGGACCCGTGGGGACGTCCGTACTACTATGAGCAGGTTATGAATACGATAGCGTTTAAACCTGTCAACAGCACTTTAAATGTGTTCAACACATATGTTCATGAGCAGAAGTTTTATCTGACGACGGCATGA
- a CDS encoding prepilin-type N-terminal cleavage/methylation domain-containing protein, with protein MEKTWFGRMVKNVHNNKGFTLVELLVVVAIIAILAAVLVPRLLGYTDRARQARAMSDLGTMKTVIETYTADQGQGVYPSYKIADANYVGTILQKGGINWQDSTKDGIKDPWGYPYYYVTAIGSDNNVHYIIISPGKDGKLNTADDVYTTDSVQPTAGQPDSATFAVLTQTPDPNSIAVSSK; from the coding sequence GTGGAGAAGACATGGTTCGGCAGAATGGTGAAGAACGTGCACAACAACAAAGGTTTTACTCTGGTTGAGCTTTTGGTTGTTGTGGCGATCATAGCCATCCTTGCAGCGGTGCTGGTGCCGAGGCTGTTGGGCTACACAGACAGAGCACGTCAGGCGAGAGCGATGAGCGACCTGGGCACGATGAAAACCGTCATCGAAACCTACACGGCAGACCAGGGCCAGGGCGTATATCCATCGTATAAGATTGCAGATGCGAACTATGTAGGAACGATACTGCAGAAGGGCGGAATCAACTGGCAGGATTCCACAAAGGACGGCATCAAAGATCCGTGGGGCTATCCATATTATTATGTAACTGCGATAGGCAGTGATAACAATGTCCACTATATCATCATATCACCCGGCAAAGATGGCAAACTCAACACAGCTGACGACGTATACACAACTGACAGCGTACAGCCTACAGCAGGTCAGCCAGATTCAGCGACTTTTGCAGTGCTGACACAGACGCCCGATCCTAACAGCATTGCAGTATCTTCTAAGTGA
- a CDS encoding prepilin-type N-terminal cleavage/methylation domain-containing protein: MSNRFMRWIKDNKGFILQELLVAVAIIAVLAAILLPRLLGYTDRARQARMRTDLKTMATVVTAYAADEGKGQYPISSNDSTISNSIAAILQSRGIKWTGDANGIKDPWGNPYLYKQTVIQETSSTTDNSNNNRYIVTIDYIKQHGYYMNMNGSDTYTLTFELPLSVGNVNVISNYPATDMATGNTVNSMDLMVNNINGSNYLKLTITYMKDNQTNITSLMLLSTDTAQSMFFLNPKPDTYLSFDKNVLNYIVSP, encoded by the coding sequence TTGTCGAATAGATTCATGAGATGGATAAAAGACAATAAAGGATTTATATTGCAAGAATTGCTTGTAGCTGTAGCAATTATAGCCGTACTAGCAGCGATATTATTGCCGCGATTGCTAGGTTATACCGATAGGGCAAGACAAGCAAGAATGAGGACAGATTTAAAGACTATGGCAACAGTAGTAACAGCATATGCTGCGGATGAGGGTAAAGGACAGTATCCGATAAGCAGTAATGATTCTACAATATCCAATTCAATAGCAGCCATACTGCAATCTCGCGGTATTAAATGGACGGGCGATGCAAACGGCATAAAAGACCCATGGGGGAACCCATATTTGTATAAACAAACCGTAATACAAGAGACATCTTCTACAACGGATAACAGCAATAATAATCGTTACATCGTAACCATAGATTATATAAAACAGCATGGATATTATATGAACATGAACGGAAGTGATACTTATACACTAACATTTGAATTGCCTTTATCAGTAGGCAACGTCAATGTAATATCTAATTATCCGGCTACAGATATGGCCACAGGTAATACTGTGAACAGTATGGATTTAATGGTAAATAATATAAACGGCTCTAACTATTTAAAATTAACGATAACGTATATGAAAGATAATCAGACAAATATTACGTCGTTAATGCTATTATCAACAGATACGGCTCAATCTATGTTTTTCTTAAATCCGAAACCAGACACTTATTTATCCTTTGATAAAAATGTATTGAATTATATAGTATCACCATAA
- a CDS encoding RCC1 domain-containing protein: KKDGTVWAWGNNYYGELGDGTTTNRYTPVQVQGLTDVVAISAGYDFSLALKRNGTIWAWGDGYGGELGDGTTIDQYTPVQVQGLTDVVAISAGYSHSLALKKDGTVWAWGYNYYGELGDGTTTERHTPVQVQNLTNVIAIDAGNEFTLALKSDGTVWGWGYNEDGELGDGTTIDRYTPVQMQISGM, encoded by the coding sequence AAGAAAGACGGAACAGTATGGGCTTGGGGTAATAACTATTACGGCGAGTTAGGTGATGGTACAACAACAAATCGATATACTCCCGTACAGGTACAAGGACTGACTGATGTGGTGGCAATAAGTGCAGGGTATGATTTTTCATTAGCATTAAAACGTAACGGAACAATTTGGGCTTGGGGCGATGGCTATGGCGGTGAGTTAGGAGATGGAACAACAATAGACCAATATACTCCCGTACAGGTACAAGGACTGACCGATGTGGTGGCAATAAGTGCAGGGTACAGTCATTCACTAGCTCTTAAGAAAGACGGAACAGTATGGGCTTGGGGATATAACTATTACGGTGAGTTAGGTGATGGTACAACAACAGAACGACATACCCCCGTGCAGGTACAAAATTTAACAAATGTGATAGCAATAGATGCGGGAAATGAATTCACTCTGGCGTTGAAAAGTGATGGAACTGTTTGGGGATGGGGATACAATGAAGATGGTGAATTGGGCGATGGCACAACAATAGACAGGTATACGCCTGTGCAAATGCAAATATCGGGAATGTGA